GACTCTTTAAGACGACATTTATGTCTAGCGTGATGGTCCAATCTATTTGGGCTTTTCATTGCCAAGACGACTGTATTGTATGGCATGACATCTATAGAAGAGATGCCTACTCATACCGTACGGGACTGATGCGTTGGTTGGTTAATGCATTACAGAATTCTTAGCAAGGCAGCAACATGCAACTTTCTTGTGAAATGAGAGTTTGACAAGTCTTGCTTCTCTATATCTATTGAACTACGTACAGTGGGTCACAGTAGGTCAACACTTTCTTGAATGTTGTGTCAGAAATCTATTGTGGTCAGCGGAGCATGACGTGTTTGGGAGTGAATGGACTTAGACTCCTACTTTCACAGTTATCAGACCACGGCTAATTTGTCAGAAAGAGGTAGAGAAACTTACTCAACTACCCACTAAGAAACGAAATCCTTATCACTCCCAcgaagacaaacagaaaacaataaACTCCAAGTACAAAAAGGTTTACCAGTAACTTACCTCTTCCAGGATGTGTGACGCAGATGGTTCACCCTCTTCCCTAACTTTGACCTTGTGTCCTAATCTGTTTGATTTAAGACTGATTTGATTTAAGATTGTTGAATAAAATCATTATGACTAAGCACGTCTCATCTCATGAGCATTATTTCCCTGTGTTCACTGTACTCATAGAACTACGCAACAAACGGGAGACGTTCCTCATCCTAGAGATAAATCACAAAATCAACAAATAAACATTACATTCTTCCCCATATACCCTTGAAAATAACAGAGCCAGTagtctataaatatatatatatatatatatatatcttcctTTTGAgtgagaaaacacacagacagtagtgTCTGTTGGGCTAATTCTTCAAGTGTCAGAGAGAGTCTGGGTGTGCATTTATCAGTGTCAGTGGGGGTCTTAGACTCTTGGTAGTGGTGTCCCCTGGCCTCCATAGGGAGATCCCAGTGAATGATTGGTGTCGGGCCCCCGGGGCCCTTCGCGGCCCATCTGACCTCCAGAGCCCAGGGCCATATGGAGCAGGCATCTGTCACATGTGAGCAACGCCACGCAGACGACATGCACCACTTCATACGAGTGGTGTGGCAAACAACTGACTGAAGCAGTGGCGTAGCACAGTTTTATAcctaatctcatgctattttacacattttgccatgaagcTCAGAGAAAATGTTGTTTTAGAGcaaatttcctgctattctacacattacTCCGTTTTGTCATGGTGCTGTGAGgtcttgtattttatttttggttTTGAATAGCTCTGGGTAACATCTAATTCATTCCTGCCTGTGAATTTGATGGCAAATCAGAGCTTTCAAGTCTATAGTCATAGCTAGCTCGCTAGTGTTTTTTGATTTGAATACACCACCCTATATTTGGTTGTTTCCACAGTCTCCGGACCTATGACAAGGACTGCAATGGAAGGTGAGTTGGCAGTGAGGAATTCATTGCTCAGTCAGAGGACTACTCCAAAGCTTTGTGCGGGCTCTAATTATTGAGCGACTAACTTCATCTCGTACAAGGCAGTCAGACAACGGGGACGGCGATGCGCCGGTGAGACACCTTGAATGGAAAGTGAACTGTGCTGCCTGAAATGCACATAAATCTGCCCTCCTGCCACTGGAGGACCTGCTCATCTCCTCCCCGTTGACAAACCCCTCCTTCTGCTTAAGGTACGTGGATCCCTCTCGACTGTCGATCTGTAGGGGATTGAAACACTCAAAATATTAAATTTCTAGCTGACAATTTCTCATAGTCCAGACCTACTCTtcgttatcaaatcaaatgttatttgtcacgtgcgccaaatataacaggtgtagactttaccatgaaatgctttcaTAGTTATAAAGTAAAAACTTTAGACTGTagctatatttttttaaatttgggCCTTGTTAATTTGTCTTTTCAAGCGCTTTGAGATTTTTTctgtaatgaaaagtgctatagaAGTGGAATAAATTATCATAATTATTACAATGAGGCTGAGTGAAAAtgtagctgttttaaagctaatttcctgtagtGTTTTTAATTGTTTATTCATGGCTTATGACgtgttcatatgctatctgggggGCCCAACCTCTGGGGGACCCCCGGACGGGGGTTTGTGTGCTACACCAGCGAGCTGCAGGCTCCCTGAATCCAAAAGTAGGAGACCATAGTCATAACATCCATGATACTGCTCACATGTTTGTTTtctttaaaggtagactcagtgatATTACAAATATGCAGAAAATAAACAGCACAGTGGTTCAATTTCCCGCAATAACTAAGAGTGTTGAAGCGTGAGGTTCAACTTCTCCTCTGTTTTGGTGCCCTAACTACCATGCTGTGAACAGAGTGACGGGAACCcgtgcacatgcgcagatactgTGTTTGACTGTGAGAGTGTGAAGTCTTGCATCTCACTCATCTCAACATCTGCACTGCTGCTCGTGGCAACTTCATTTCGCAGAGTCTACCTTAAAAATCTTTGTTCTCTGGTTGCGCCAACCTATCGGTGGTGTTATTGTGCCAATTGAATCGCTAGCCATTTGTATACCACATAGTAATGCAATGCAACAAACCCTTTGTTTTCATGTTACAGTCAAAATGATAGTGTGTTGTGTTAGACTTGTGACAGGGCCACTGCCTCTTGCTGGACCCTAACTATACCCTTAGGTGATGTTGTGGACTAGCGGGGGTGACCAATATTCAATAGGACACGCAAACTGCCGCTCTATGATGGTGCATCTATATGTCTATATAAAGCTAGCATTGCAATCCATTCCATATATCTCACAAATGTACCTAcgatcatatcaaatcaaatttgagttgtcacatgcgccaaatatcTGGCCGTGAGAtgtttactttacaagcccttaacgaacaattcagttcaagaaatagagttgagaaaatattgactaaataaactaaagtaaaaaattaacaatgacacaaaacaacataacaataacgaggctatatacagggggtactggtgccagttagtcgaggtagttTGTAGATTGGGTTGgggtaaagtaactatgcataggtaataaacagcgagtagcagcagtgtaaaaacaaattgtAGGGTTGGGGGGGGTCAATATAAATAGTCTGCGTGGCCATTTGATTGAGCCGTGTCACAATGCATTAGGTCAGGGGTTAGGTAGCCATACACTACCAATGTATTGTGCTTGTGTCACTATATCAAGTCCAGCTTCGTTCTTGGACTGTCCAATGTTCTTGGTTGGCGATCTGGCTTTTGTTTAGTTTCTTGAGTACAACGGGATCTAAAAAGCATTAACAAACAGGTGATTTACCAGGTGACGCTGGTAAATTACGCTacagctactctctgttcatcatatacagtatgcatagtcactttaaccatatctacacactacctcaatcagcctgactaaccggtgtctgtatgtagcctcgctacttttatagcctcgctactgtatatagtatatagtttttcactgtctttttacttttgttcttatttatttacttacctattgttcacctaataccttttttgcactattggttagagcctgtatgtaagcatgtcactgtattcggcgcatgtgacaaataaacttttgatttgatttgattcaaatgGAAAAATCTATAAAGCCTGGACAGAGAGATAAAACAGAGAGATGACGAAACAAAAGAGAGTCAACAAAGTGTTGTGTTTTGGTATTCTGTGTGTTTGATTTTGTACTTGCTCTTGCTAACTCTGGAGGAAATGCAAAGACCTGTCATTTCTgtgagggtagagggggagaCCAGTTGGTTTAACATCTGAGGAGTGGGGTAGTAAGGATCTGTCAAACATTTTAACCTATACTTACTTACCTCTGAGCTGACAAAACATTTCCTGGTCCATGGCCTTTTCTCATTTGGGCAAAAGActgtcctccttcctctctcctccgccACCCAGAAACCGATAAGTGGTCGAGGAGTGTGTCAATTTCTCGATAGCCGCCTTTTGGCAAGGAAGCACAAGTGTATCCTACCACAGAAGAGTTCTGATATCTGCCACCCATTGAATCAGCTGTTGTATTGTTGGAGGTGAAAAGCATGCACACATATAGTGGAGAGAACAAgaatttgataacctgcaaaatcggcagtgtttcctacttacaaaggatgtagaggtctgtaattttcatcataggtacacttgaacTGTGAGAAacgaaatctaaaacaaaaatccagaaaatcacattgtagcatttcattgcatgacataagtatttgatcacctaccatttgaattccggctctcacagacgtgttcgtttttctttaagaagccccccTGTTCTCCGCTCattacctgtttgaactcgttacctgtataaaagacacctctccaaacattcaatcaaacagactccaacctctccacaatggccagaaccagagagctgtgtaaggacatcagggatagaattgtagacctgcacaaggctgggtgagaaggcaacaactttggttcaattattagaaaatggaagaagttcaagatgacggtcaatcaccctcggtctggggctccatgcaagatctcaccttgtggggcatcaatgatcatgaggaaggtgagggatcagcccagaactacacggcaggacctggacaatgacctgaagagagctgggactacagtctacagtcaaagaaaaccattagtaacacactatgccgtcatagattaaaatcctgcagcacacgcaaggtccccctgctcaagccagcgcatgtccaggcccatctgaagtttgccaaggaacatctggatgatccagaggaggaatgggagaaggtcatgtggtctgatgagacaaaaatatagctttttggtctaaactccactcaccgtgtttggaggaagaagaaggatgagtacaaccccaagaacaccatcccaaccgtgaagcatggaggtggaaacattattctttggggatgcttttctgcaaaggggacaggatgactgcaccgtattgaggggagacctgaacccaatagaaaatctttggagggagctgaaagtccgtattgcccagcgacagccccgaaacctgaaggatctggagaaggtctgtatggaggagtgggccaaaatccctgctgcagtgtgtgcaaacctggtcaagaactacaggaaacgtatgacctctgtaattgcaaacaaaggtttccgtaccaaatattaagttctgcttttctgatgtatcaaatacttatgtcatgcaataaaatgcaaattaattacttaaaaatcatacaatgtaattttctggattttttttttagattccatctctcacagttgaagtgtatctatgataaaaattacagacctctacatgctttgtaaataggaaaacatgcaaaattggcagtgtatcaaatacttgttctccccactgtatttaaaCGATATGCTACTTATTCTTTTAAAATCACTTTTTTGGATGCACTCCTGTAAACGTAATATGCCTGATGACGTGTGAGTGGAGAAGGAGCTTTTTATTTTAATACAAGTACATTTTCGTCCAAGTTCACTCTCCTCGCTGCCTCTTCtcgattacctttgaccttttcaaaAGGACAcgaggaaggatggaggagagaggaagcaggAGTTGAGAAAATCAACGTCAGAGGGACATGTCAGAGGGACATTACATTTCCCAGTACGGCAGCCGCTTGCTAGACACCGCAGCTCTAGGCAGGCCTAAAATGATCAATTGCCAATTTGGCTTCTCCATCCATTCACAGACCTAATTAGACTTTGAACATGTAGTCTGGAGATGGATACTCAGAACAGTATTTCTGCTAGACAGTACATATAGGCTGTATTAAAGTGGCTCagaagagtgctgatctaggatctgctTTGCCTTTTATATCTTAATCAATACGGTTATATGGACCAGTGGGATCAGCACTCCAACGCTGACATTCTTTATGAATATGGACCATGGTGGAAAGCGGTTGTGATGCTGTGAGTGCAGTCTGAAACTGTTCCAGGATCTGTGTCTTGGGGAGCCCATGGGAACAAAAAACTCGCAACAGATGGGGCTTATTTAGTACGCGTCTTTTCAAACTGCAATGTATAGTATTCAAGGTCTGTTGAGCTAAGAACTCTGAATGCTAGCAGTACCATGGAACACGGGTGAGGATGTTTCATGTGCTTGGATAGGGAGTGGGGTCTGCACACTTGGGTTCATGCAAGTTTACGATTTCTTTAAACTTGATTTTTTTTCCATTGGTAAATTTTGTCCTAAAAAGTTGAGGCCAAGTAGTGGTTGTGGAACATGTCTTGTTACAAAAGAAGACTGTGAGAAAAGGGGCATTTGAATACCACACACAACTGACCGTGCtgtttcgtgtgttttgccagcaaagggagaaaaaagagaaagtCTGTCAGGGGCCGAGGGAGGGAGTCTGTTTAATATTATAAACCAGTGGAACTCGGCTGGTTTATGCAGTAGCATCTGGCGTCACAGCGGACGTCTGCCAGGCCATACATTAGATCAGAATAATTGGCTGGGACAGCTATCGGAGACGGACAAATGAGAACCTCCCCCTGGTTGACCTCATGGCCCAAAAGGGTTGCATGGAACAACGCTGCACAGTATTTTGATATGTGGTGATACAAGCCCTCCAGGGTGTGGTGACCCATAGAAACTTAGAGTAACCAGAGAGACTGTTGAAAGGCATTTAGGGTTTGTGTAATGATTGGAATGGTTTCGGTCATCGATGGATTTGAAGTACACAATATACAAAAATCAAACCATTCCTTATGTGTTTTTGGAAAGACATTAACGCAATATGCCATGCAGACAACCTGGCCTCCAAACCTTTGGCAATGTACGATGGGTAGAGCAGGTTGGTTACTGACGTTGCCGAGATGGCCTATCCCAGACTATGTTACATTCTCCAATCTTGACAGAGGAGTCATGGATTTATTCATCGCGCATGAGGGACAGCGTGCATTTACACACTAAATAGAATTACATAACTCTacagcatgcatgcacacacgcacacacacaaacaattatcttcAGCATGTCCTAACATCAGGGAGATCCTCTCACTCTGCCTGTAAGCACAACCCATTCCAGATTGTCCTCTCTGCGCAGATAATTGGTGAATAATTCTAAACATAATTTTTCAGTGAACCTGATGTCTATCAAATAGGTTAAATTAGCTGCAGTGGTGTATCTCAGTTTAAACTATATTgatttttatagatttttttttttattgccaTGGGGCAGAGCAAAAAAATTGCCATTTTATAGCTGATCTCATGCTATTTTATACATTTTGCCATCAGAAAATGTGGCTGTTTAGAGCCAATTTTCCTGTAATTCTAAAAATGTTGTCATGAGcctgagagaacattttgcagtttgaagctaatttcctgtaataaaaaatattattaatCGTGGCTTCTGATTTTCATATGCTATCGGTGGGCCTGACCTGCGGGGCAACCCCAGCGcctaaattaaaaaatatatataattacattttaattacattttgttGCCATGAGGCAGAGAAGCATGTGCAGTTGTATAGCTAATCTAATGCTAttccacacattttgccatgaggctgagagaaaaagCTTGTGGGGCTGTGGGGGTGTGTGCTACGCCAGTGAAGAACTGTACTACTAGTTATATTTCAACAGTAAGGCCTGGATTTAATCAGATCGAGTGTTAACCAGCATTGGCTGACATCCGCATAGCAGATGTTTTGGCAGTGTTGGAGGTATGAGCTGACAGAATCGGTGAGCGGCTACTCGTGTCACAAACCACTCCCCTCATTATTCCTACTGCGGTAGAAATTCAAAACGGTGCTAGAAAGCGTAGGCTCTATCCATGTCAGAAATGTTGACAAAGTAGTCAATTCTTTATTAGAAAATAATCCCTCCTGCCTGTGATGTTCTGATTTGGTTGAGGGCTGCTCAGCTAAATGTGTCTGTGTCATCAATCAGTTGGTTACTGTTCTTATCGTTTCTCATTCCCCTCCTTTACACAGCAATTATTTTTTTACGGTCTTGCCTTTTCTATTTATTTAATGAATGCAGGGAGAAGTTATATCTAATTGTTTTGTTATAGAGTGGCAATAAAATATGCACATTGGAAATCCAATCAGCCATTACCTTAGCCATTCCTTGATTAAACAACAACTGTGAATGTAATTGTTTGATTATTTTCTGACCTCATTAATTGAGAGACATGAGTAGAGTTCCTAGATTACTGGTGCATAGAACAGCTATTTACACTGATATCTGACAGTGGTGTGTTTTTCACATTGACAGTACCCACTGTTGATGAAATGCACAGTCAGAAAAGTAATTTCACTGTTTTACATCCTATTATACTTTGTCCATGAAGTGTATAAGGTGTCACAACAGGCATACttaaaaaggtgctatctagaacctaaatgggttctttggctgtcctaATAGGAGAcactttgtggggaaaaaaaaaacacttttggttccaagtagaaccgttttgtgttccatgtagaaccatttccacttagggttctacatggaactcaaaagggtttttacttgaaaccaaaaagggttctcctttggggacagctgaagaatcctttttttctaagagcgtaGGCATGTATGTAGAAGGATCTATGACCATGATCCTATTCTGTTAGATGACTGACATGCCACCAAATGTAACTCCTCAGTCAATATTGCCTGATAATACTAATTTATACCATTACAATAACAATGAGAAACAGACACAATGCTTTATCTTGACACCAACTGAAAGTCCTTATATTGCAGAGGACTATGTCAAAATACAAGTACCCATCTCCAGTAACACATTGACTGATTTATTTCTACTGACCGATACATACAACAAAATAGATCATAAAAGGTTGTGTTAAATAACTTTGGTACGCAGAGAAGAGAACACACCCATATTTGACATGGCGTGGACATAGAAATGAAAATATTTGAAGATGGACACTCAACAACTGTGCAAATGACAGAGAAACGACCATTTCAGCATACAAAAAAGCATTCTGGACAATAACTTCCCTTTCATTGAACAAATAAATATTGAGTATCCATTCTGTTCCACGCACTAGTTGGGGTTATATGAAGTTCTAAAGCAAGCAAATTTTTACACCTTTGCTACGACGGTATGTACGTTGAAATGCAACAAAACTGTACCCACTTGGTTTAAGTGTGCAACTTTATCTCCTCAATGAATACAAGTATCTTTGGTAGAAAAATACAACAGTACAGGAAAAACCATGAAAATGAAATACTTACACATAATATAGTTTGTATCAGTAAGACAGTCAACATTACCATGATGTAACTCCAAAGATCTAATAGATGGGAAAACAGAGGGGAGTGGGGAATCGCTGATAAAAAGGACCATTATTTTCCCGTTTTATAGGAATAATAAAGTACCAGAGGGATTGGCCTGAAGGAAGCTCATTTCTGTACAGAAAAGTACTTGAAGAAGAAGGAGCCCATTTTCCGAGATACTCTCTGGCCACGTGTGTTGAATTTCAACAAGACCCCTTAAAGGATTTGGCACAAAAAAAGGCACACAAAAAATGACGCTAAACGCTGCCAAAGATGTCCCTTAGCACCAGTTCCGATCTCTGAGaagcaaagggagagagagccttCAGAGAGTGAAGAATGAATAAGATAGGTCCATCATTCCTGTCTCTCCAATGCACTCAGTCAGCTACAGGTCCTCCACAGCGGCAAGATCCGTAGTTCCAGTCAGTTTGTATTCTCATCCAATTAGCAAGATGAGAAAGGACAAGCAAAGCAATCCCATTTTCTCCTCACTCTCAATGGAGATGGTTAGGGTTTGCCTGGGAGATGCTGGAAGACGCATGCAGTTTCGAGTGTCTCCTGGGATGTCGGTGGCACCGGTACACAGGTTTGAGATCAGTCCCAGTCGTCTTTGCAAACACAGTCGCACTCCTCGTGGTGTTCCAAGGGCACATCGGTCATGGACTTCTGCAGGCCTCGGCCCCCGCTTCGGTGCTTCAGCAGGAGAACCTACAGAGAGCGGCAAGCCAGAGCTCAGATTGAGAGTTTGGAACAGGCACTGCACCAAAACAACTTCAAACACATtgacacgtatatatatatatatatatatatatatatatatatatatatatatatatatatatatatatatatatatatatatatatatatatacagtgccttgcgaaagtattcggcccccttgaactttgcgaccttttgccacatttcaggcttcaaacaaagatataaaactgtatttttttgtgaagaatcaacaacaagtgggacacaatcatgaagtggaacgacatttattggatatttcaaacttttttaacaaatcaaaaactgaaaaattgggcgaagaattgtcttccaacaagacaatgatccaaaacataaagcaacatctacaatggaatggttcaaaaataaacatatccaggtgttagaatggccaagtcaaagtccagacctgaatccaatcgagaatctgtggaaagaactgaaaactgctgttcacaaatgctctccatccaacctcactgagctcgagctgttttgcaaggaggaatgggaaaaaatgtcagtctctcgatgtgcaatactgatagagacataccccaagcgacttacagctgtaatcgcagcaaaaggtggcgctacaaagtattaacttaagggggctgaataattttgcacgcccaatttttcagtttttgatttgttaaaaaagtttgaaatatccaataaatgtcgttccacttcatgattgtgtcccacttgttgttgattcttcacaaaaaatacagttttatatctttatgtttgaagcctgaaatgtggcaaaaggtcgcaaagttcaagggggccgaatactttcacaaggcactgtatatatatatatatatatatatatatatatatatatatatatatatatatatatatatatatatatatatatatatatatatatatatatatatatataaaatatattcacagctgtgatggaaacaggtagTCTCTGTATAATTTTTATAAATGCCGACAGATCATTTGTTCTTTTGACATGGTGGAATCTttttgtgtccgtaaaatgtttTATGCGggaaatggtggtggaaacacCTTTATGAGCCAAAAAGCCATATAAAGACCATCATATCAacgtaaacttggagtcacgcgatgatatggtgtgtggtcctcccaatacgactcaggaaaccatgcagcttattaggctacagattcaATACGTTATGATGAACtttacagggtggtgaaagtgcacgtgatcttgatgctcctttccaatcaATATCGCAAgtattattctggtgacatgatatgATTGACGTTTGACGGCAATCTgactaataaaataaaaatcgctCTCTGTTAACCATAATAATCTCAATGTAGATGAGCCTGCCCGCATAGTATCTTTCAAGCTGTTGGCTAGTAATGCAATTTAATCTGTAGAGTTGAAAacgcgatggaaacacattgaactttataTTTGTATTCGGTACATGAAAGCTTAAGTGAAAAAGTACattgtgtgcactacgtcatcacccACTGatttttatccgcaacaagtctGTTTGGTGGAATCACAACAAtattttctttgtggatttttgAATATACACATAAATAACCAGATGTAATTTTGTTATGATACATTAGCTTGCATTTATTATGCTGATCTTTCTGAAAAATAATTAACTTCAAGTTTAAGTAGCACATTATGACCCTTGTCTAGAGCTGCAAAGTTAACTTCTaataactttcccaaaattcccaggtttcccAGAAATCCTGGATTTCCAGTTCATTCCCTTCTGATTCCAGGGATATTAAAATCTCAGAGAATTGGGAAAGTTGCCACACTTTTACCTCGTGGTACTTCTTGACGACCCGGGTAGGCACACACTGGCAGTCGGAGCAGCGATGCGAGCAGCAGGCACAGTTGCCCCCGCAGCGCTTCACCAGGAGGCAGCTGGGCCAGAAGATGGCATCCGTCCTCTTGAGCTCCTCGCGCAGGGAGATAGAGAAGTTGCGCGGCGTGCAGCTGTAcagtctcacctcttctctcaACAGGTTGAGATCCACTCCTGTTCAAGAAATAGATTAAACCTCACCACGTCAACCTAAACGGATTAGATACCTTTTACTATATTACAAAAAGGGACATCAATTTCTAAAACAGGTTCAATTGCCAAGATATAATTTCAAGATAAAACTGTCTGTGAAAGGTTATGCTCAACTGCAGCTGTTTATCTGTTTTTCCCTCCATCTCAACATGACAGACCTTTCTTCCACTGCAATTCCTATCACTAGAACCCCTGTTGTTAGCCGTTTGAGAAGCGGCAGTCGCTGTACCTCTGGATTTCTTGTTGTGGAGGAATGACTTCCCCAGGATGTGCCACGTGGGCTTGTATAGGTCTTCCATGTCAAGCTGCCATCTCTCAGGCTCCAGGTACTTCATGACCTCCTCCACGGTACCGAGGCCAGCCACGGCCTCAGACAACGCATCTGCGCTCTGCAGAGATGGAATTTCCTCGGGCTACGACACACACATAAGAAAACCGACACAAAGGAAGATGGGGAAAAGGTTTCATAGACTTCAGGCTCATGGTCTAAACTGAATTAAGCATAATTTAATGGCCACTTTTAGAGAGCCCCATACAAAGATAGCTGCATTGAATAAGAGGTTTAAACTGAGTTACAGTTATTACCAGCAAAACCCCCATACAAAGTAACTTAAGCTCTACATAATGAGTGATTGTGCTACAGTGCATTACAAAACCGAACATCAAAGCTCCATTTGTTTTGGCATCACTGTAGATTCCACTTCTCTCAGCTACATTTTCATCCCGAGATAACTACAGCAGCAACAAGGCTCAAGTTAAGACTCATCAGTTCCATT
The Oncorhynchus mykiss isolate Arlee chromosome 31, USDA_OmykA_1.1, whole genome shotgun sequence genome window above contains:
- the pdgfc gene encoding platelet-derived growth factor C, with protein sequence MILPLFILLVSLLQKHGSEAESSHISKFQQPSLKEQNGVQDSQHEKIIPVTGEGVIHSPDFPLTYPRSTVLVWRLVASNDNMRIQLSFDERFGLEDPEDGICKYDFVELEEPSEDTILGRWCGSQVPASHMSKGGQIRVRFRSDEYFPSEPGFSIRYSLLPMPEEIPSLQSADALSEAVAGLGTVEEVMKYLEPERWQLDMEDLYKPTWHILGKSFLHNKKSRGVDLNLLREEVRLYSCTPRNFSISLREELKRTDAIFWPSCLLVKRCGGNCACCSHRCSDCQCVPTRVVKKYHEVLLLKHRSGGRGLQKSMTDVPLEHHEECDCVCKDDWD